In Populus trichocarpa isolate Nisqually-1 chromosome 16, P.trichocarpa_v4.1, whole genome shotgun sequence, a genomic segment contains:
- the LOC7472504 gene encoding 50S ribosomal protein L17, chloroplastic — translation MAVAVAVAVAVDASPSTSSHRWNMASLRSSLPSPPYSSSSTSAAATIRLPSSSGRQCFHKSISFSSPRRQQRQQPVLTRSFTVLNPLLSLGFSDNVTCGHVFPDVDNGSRFFAMRHGKRVPKLNRPPDQRRALLRGLTTQLLKHGRIKTTRARASAMRKYVDKMITLAKDGSLHKRRQALGFIFEKQIVHALFAEVPDRYGERNGGYTRIIRTLPRRGDNAPMAYIELV, via the exons ATGGcagtggcggtggcggtggcggtggcaGTGGACGCTTCTCCTAGCACTAGCAGTCATAGATGGAACATGGCTTCTCTCAGGTCTTCCCTTCCTTCTCCTCCTTATTCCTCTTCTTCAACGAGTGCCGCAGCCACTATTCGACTCCCATCATCATCTGGTCGCCAATGCTTCCACAAAAGCATCAGCTTCTCTTCGCCTCGCCGCCAACAACGGCAACAACCAGTCCTTACTCGTTCTTTCACCGTTCTTAACCCTCTTCTCTCCCTTGGTTTCTCCG ACAATGTCACCTGTGGGCATGTCTTCCCTGACGTTGATAATGGTTCTCGCTTTTTTGCCATGAGGCATGGCAAGCGGGTTCCCAAGCTCAATCGCCCACCAGACCAGCGTCGAGCACTTCTCAGAGGCCTCACCACTCAGCTCCTTAAGCATGGTCGCATCAAGACCACCAGAGCACGTGCCAGTGCCATGAGGAAGTATGTTGACAAGATGATCACTTTGGCTAAGGATGGTTCTCTCCACAAAAGGAGACAGGCCCTCGGCTTCATCTTTGAAAAGCAGATTGTCCATGCCTTATTTGCTGAGGTCCCCGACAGATACGGGGAACGAAATGGTGGATATACCAGAATTATTAGAACTTTACCGAGACGAGGGGATAACGCACCCATGGCCTATATTGAACTTGTCTAG
- the LOC112324530 gene encoding probable serine/threonine-protein kinase PBL8, which translates to MGNCGTREESAVVSTAQVQQQLHILSSSTSIKNGQSDKKHTRSISDLSDPTSTPRNFEDSRKNALLYTHVIAFTLYELETITKSFRSDYILGEGGFGTVYKGYIDENVRVGLKSIPVAVKVLNREGLQGHREWLTEVNFLGQLRHPNLVKLIGYCCEDDHRLLVYEFMFRGSLENHLFRKATVPLSWATRMMIALGAAKGLAFLHNAERPVIYRDFKTSNILLDSDYTAKLSDFGLAKAGPQGDETHVSTRVMGTYGYAAPEYVMTGHLTARSDVYSFGVVLLELLTGRKSVDKTRPSKEQSLVDWARPKLNDKRKLLQIIDPRLENQYSVRAAQKACSLAYYCLSQNPKARPLMSDVVETLEPLQCSNDGANGVSSSSLTPTLTGSASAFAMGGVPDYRMRRFTNNVVPGSSCRSPNPNCSPGGPAACRVR; encoded by the exons ATGGGCAACTGCGGCACTAGAGAAGAATCTGCTGTTGTCTCCACTGCTCAAG TTCAACAACAGCTTCACATACTgtcatcatcaacatcaattaaaaacGGCCAGTCAGACAAGAAGCATACTAGGTCAATTTCAGATCTGAGTGATCCTACTTCAACTCCACGCAACTTTGAAGACTCAAGAAAGAATGCCCTTCTTTATACCCATGTTATAGCCTTCACTTTGTATGAACTCGAGACTATTACCAAGAGCTTTCGCTCTGATTACATTCTTGGGGAAGGAGGGTTTGGAACGGTTTATAAAGGCTACATTGATGAGAATGTCAGGGTTGGCCTCAAATCTATTCCAGTTGCTGTCAAGGTTCTAAATAGAGAGGGTCTTCAAGGCCACCGTGAATGGCTT ACGGAAGTGAACTTTCTGGGGCAGCTAAGGCATCCTAATTTGGTGAAGTTGATTGGGTATTGTTGTGAGGATGATCACAGGTTGCTTGTTTATGAGTTTATGTTCCGAGGAAGCCTTGAGAATCATCTATTTCGAA AAGCAACAGTTCCATTATCTTGGGCCACAAGAATGATGATTGCTCTTGGAGCTGCTAAAGGGCTTGCTTTTCTTCACAATGCAGAAAGGCCAGTTATATATCGGGACttcaaaacttccaatataTTACTGGACTCT GATTATACAGCCAAGCTCTCTGATTTCGGGCTTGCAAAAGCTGGACCCCAAGGCGATGAGACTCATGTATCAACTCGAGTGATGGGTACTTATGGTTATGCTGCTCCTGAATATGTAATGACTG GCCACCTGACTGCAAGAAGCGACGTATACAGTTTTGGAGTAGTTCTTCTGGAACTATTGACAGGAAGGAAGTCAGTTGACAAGACCAGACCCAGCAAGGAGCAGAGCTTGGTGGATTGGGCCCGTCCAAAATTGAATGACAAGAGAAAGTTGCTGCAAATAATTGACCCAAGACTGGAGAATCAGTACTCTGTAAGGGCAGCACAGAAAGCCTGCAGCCTGGCATACTACTGTCTGAGCCAGAATCCAAAGGCAAGGCCCCTGATGAGTGATGTAGTTGAAACTTTGGAACCTCTACAATGTAGCAATGATGGCGCCAATGGAGTTTCATCATCGTCACTGACCCCAACCCTAACAGGTAGTGCCAGTGCTTTTGCAATGGGCGGGGTCCCTGATTACCGGATGCGGAGATTCACCAACAATGTTGTTCCTGGTTCTAGTTGTCGTTCTCCTAATCCAAATTGCTCTCCTGGTGGCCCTGCAGCGTGCAGGGTCAGATGA
- the LOC7482625 gene encoding uncharacterized protein LOC7482625: protein MYVHEQLLHASSLACQPTYIIEMNYSTKLAVLVLAILLLIIGPAVEASPVNTSLSSTAGEFRPMEAAEYRVIGRKGDDDLWRRRLAPFQLCLLCKCCAGAATTTCATMSCCFGIDCRLPNKPYGVCAFVPKTCNCTSCATV, encoded by the exons atgtatgtacaTGAGCAGCTTTTGCATGCCTCCTCTCTGGCCTGTCAGCCGACATATATTATTGAGATGAATTATTCCACGAAACTAGCAGTATTAGTATTAGCAATCCTTTTGTTGATCATTGGTCCAGCTG TTGAGGCTTCTCCAGTAAACACATCGTTGAGTTCTACCGCAGGAGAATTCCGGCCTATGGAGGCAGCTGAGTACAGGGTAATTGGAAGAAAGGGAGATGATGATTTGTGGAGAAGAAGGCTAGCACCTTTCCAGCTGTGTTTGCTATGCAAGTGCTGTGCTGGGGCAGCAACCACCACCTGTGCCACCATGTCTTGCTGCTTCGGAATCGATTGCCGACTTCCTAACAAGCCTTATGGGGTTTGTGCTTTTGTACCTAAGACCTGTAATTGTACCTCTTGCGCTACTGTCTAG
- the LOC7482626 gene encoding protein LURP-one-related 5: MSRIHPSDQSRCHGHLLFKNHKLGSRTRPLHDDDDDKRSDQLSADPSVMLTVWKRSSMSFQGTDGFTVFDPHGTLVFRVDNYSRKNGYGLVLMDGVGNALLSLKPKMLSMQYQWNAYRGDQDGCERTSKVFSMRSPSVLSDFHAAGRKHVAEIFMGTRLGGRRHDQNMPDFKIQGSFRSRDCKIVKTCTGEVVARISRKRANNTTILLSDDVFSLVVQPGFDTHLIMAFVIVLDRISSKPFSPFLCS, from the exons ATGTCCAGGATTCATCCTTCTGATCAGAGCAGATGCCATGGCCATTTGTTGTTTAAGAATCACAAATTAGGCAGCAGGACGCGGCCActtcatgatgatgatgatgacaaaCGTAGTGATCAGTTATCAGCTGATCCATCTGTAATGCTCACCGTATGGAAGAGATCCAGCATGAGCTTCCAGGGTACCGATGGATTCACTGTTTTCGACCCACATGGGACATTAGTTTTCAGGGTTGACAATTATTCCAGGAAGAATGGTTATGGTCTTGTCCTCATGGACGGGGTTGGCAATGCCTTACTTTCCTTGAAACCCAAG ATGCTAAGCATGCAATACCAGTGGAATGCATACCGAGGAGATCAAGACGGGTGTGAAAGGACGTCCAAAGTGTTCTCAATGAGGAGCCCGTCAGTGCTTTCAGATTTCCACGCTGCAGGCCGCAAACATGTAGCAGAGATCTTCATGGGAACACGATTAGGTGGTCGTCGTCATGATCAAAACATGCCAGATTTCAAGATTCAGGGATCATTCCGGTCGAGAGATTGCAAGATCGTCAAGACTTGTACCGGAGAAGTAGTGGCAAGGATATCTAGGAAGAGAGCGAACAACACTACCATTTTACTGAGCGATGATGTGTTCAGCTTGGTGGTACAGCCTGGTTTCGACACACACCTTATCATGGCTTTTGTGATTGTATTAGATCGCATCAGCAGTAAgcccttttctccttttttgtgttcttaa